The Ornithinimicrobium sufpigmenti genome includes the window ACCCGCCACGGCTTCACCGACCTGGGGGTGCACACCGTGCGCTACGAGGGGACCGACCTGAGCCGGTTCCACCTCTTCGAGCGCGTCCTCTGACCCAGGTCGGCTCGAGGTGGACGACGTCGCCGCGGCCTCGTCGTGCATGGCGGCTACAGGAGCAGCAGCAGGAGCAGGGGGACGACCAGCGCGATGCCCGTCGACGCGGCCGAGAGCCCCAGCACGGCCGGCGGCAGGGGGAAGAGCCGACGGACCCGGATGTCCAGGCCCAGGCCGAACATGCCGGCGGCGAGCAGGAAGGTGCCCAGGCTGGTGATGGGGTCGAGGGCGGCCTCCGGGAGCAGCCCGACCGAGCGGGCCAGCGCCATGAGCACGAAGCCGACCAGGAACCACGGCACGAAGTCCCGCAGGCGCACGGCCGACCGGTCGCCGCGAGGGCTGCCCTCCCGAGCGCTGCCCTCCGACCGGCTGCTCTCGCGGCGGAGGGCGCCGAGGTAGGCCAGGACGAGCAGGGCCACCCGGCCCAGCTTGATGGTGGTGGCCGCGGTGAGGGCGACGCCGGCGGCGCCGCCCACCAGCGAGGCCGCGACGACGACCTGGGCCACCTCGTGGATGCTGGCGCCGACCCAGATCCCCACGTCCTCCGCCCCCAGGCCCAGCGCACCCCCGAGCCAGGGCACGACGAAGGTCATCACGGTCCCGAAGATCGTCACCATGGCCAGCGCCAGGGCCACGTCCTCGTCCCGTCGCCGGATGCTGCCCTCCACCGCGGCGATCGCCGCGGCGCCGCAGATGGAGAACCCGGCCGCGGTCATCGTCACCAGCCCCCGCGGGAGGCCGAGCCGGTCCCCGATGACGCAGGTGAGGGTGAAGACGGAGAGCACCGTCACCACGATGACGAGCAGCCCGGTGAGACCGAGCGCGGCCAGCGCCGACCACGACAGCAGGGCGCCCAGCGCCACGATGCCCAGACGCAGCAGGGTCTTCGCGGCCTTCTGCGGACCCTTCAGGCCGTGCTCCGGCATCAGCGGGCTGTTGGCCACCGCGATGCCCAGGACCATGGACCACAGCAGCGGGCTGACCGTGGGGACGAACCGACCGACGAGGACGGAAACCAGGGCCGCCACCAGGGCTGGCCAGGCGTGCCCGAGAAGACGGATCACGGGAATGGTCTGGACCAACTCACAGCCTCTCCCGCTCAGGTGCCGGCGTCCGCCTGCGATCGGGTCCGCCCGGCGTCTCGTCCGGGCGTCATTGTGCCTGCGCACCGCACCCCGGACCAACTCGTGTCGCAGGGAGGTGCGAGGTGGTCCTCACCTGTGGGTTGGATCGGTGAGTTGCATCGGTGAGTTGCATAGGGTGGGCAGATGCCATCGTTATGGATCGACGCGTCGGCCGGGGTGGCGGGTGACATGCTGCTGGCGGCGCTGCTCGAGGCCGGTGCCGACCTCGAGGTGGTACGGGCGGCAGTGGCAGCAGTCGTGCCGGGGGAGGTACGCATCGAGACGGCCCCCGTGCGCAGGGCCGGGCTGGCCGCGACCCGGTGCACCGTCACGCCCGACGCGCCGGCCGGGCACCACCGACCCTGGACCGAGATCTCCGCGCTGCTGCGGGACGCAGCGCTCGCCCAGCCGGTCCGGGATCTCGCGTATGCGGCCTTCCTCGCCCTGGCCAGGGCGGAGTCCGCGGCGCACGGGGTCCCGGAGGAGGAGGTGCGCTTCCACGAGGTCGGCGCCTGGGACTCGATCGCCGACGTGGTCGGGGTCGCTGCGGCCGTGCACGACCTGGGGGTGACCCGCACCAGCGCGACGCCGGTGGGGCTCGGCTCGGGCACGGTCGACACCGCCCACGGCCGGATGCCGGTGCCCGTACCGGCGGTGGTGCGCCTCCTGGCGGACGGGCCGCTGACGGCCGCACCGGACGACGGGCTGGTGGGGGAGTGCGCGACGCCCACCGGGGTGGCGATGATGGTCGCCCTGGCGCCGCACGTGGCGCCGACGCCGGCCGGGAGGGTGCAGGCGGTCGGCGTCGGCGCAGGTGGGCGCGACACCGC containing:
- a CDS encoding YeiH family protein; this translates as MIRLLGHAWPALVAALVSVLVGRFVPTVSPLLWSMVLGIAVANSPLMPEHGLKGPQKAAKTLLRLGIVALGALLSWSALAALGLTGLLVIVVTVLSVFTLTCVIGDRLGLPRGLVTMTAAGFSICGAAAIAAVEGSIRRRDEDVALALAMVTIFGTVMTFVVPWLGGALGLGAEDVGIWVGASIHEVAQVVVAASLVGGAAGVALTAATTIKLGRVALLVLAYLGALRRESSRSEGSAREGSPRGDRSAVRLRDFVPWFLVGFVLMALARSVGLLPEAALDPITSLGTFLLAAGMFGLGLDIRVRRLFPLPPAVLGLSAASTGIALVVPLLLLLLL
- the larC gene encoding nickel pincer cofactor biosynthesis protein LarC, whose translation is MPSLWIDASAGVAGDMLLAALLEAGADLEVVRAAVAAVVPGEVRIETAPVRRAGLAATRCTVTPDAPAGHHRPWTEISALLRDAALAQPVRDLAYAAFLALARAESAAHGVPEEEVRFHEVGAWDSIADVVGVAAAVHDLGVTRTSATPVGLGSGTVDTAHGRMPVPVPAVVRLLADGPLTAAPDDGLVGECATPTGVAMMVALAPHVAPTPAGRVQAVGVGAGGRDTAGRANVVRVVLHEDVDGAHRHRDGGLESRPWGEHWSEHGSERGNGQEGERPAGSGQEGSEHDHEQTLVELAANVDDLDPRVWPSVIETVLAAGALDAWLVPVHMKKGRPGVIVHALAEPHLRAGLVEVLVRHTPSLGVRWHLVTRAALGRRWERVEVPGGSVRVKLGLREGEVVTATPELEDARMVAEATGQPLRAVLRAAEAAAAGAAWSTDPPAQG